In a genomic window of Oncorhynchus keta strain PuntledgeMale-10-30-2019 chromosome 26, Oket_V2, whole genome shotgun sequence:
- the LOC118358976 gene encoding prolactin-2, with the protein MARRSQGTKLHLAVLCLVVSCHAIGLSDLMERASQRSDKLHSLSTSLNKDLDSHFPPMGRVMMPRPSMCHTSSLQIPKDKEQALRVSENELISLARSLLLAWNDPLLLLSSEAPTLPHPSNGDISSKIRELQDYSKSLGDGLDILVNKMGPSSQYISSIPFKGGDLGNDKTSRLINFHFLMSCFRRDSHKIDSFLKVLRCRATKMRPETC; encoded by the exons atggCTCGCCGATCCCAGGGTACCAAACTCCACTTAGCAG tTCTGTGTCTAGTTGTGTCCTGTCATGCCATTGGCCTTAGTGACCTAATGGAGAGAGCTTCCCAGCGATCAGACAAGCTTCACTCACTCAGCACTTCCCTCAACAAGGACCTG gactctCACTTCCCACCAATGGGACGAGTGATGATGCCACGTCCATCTATGTGTCACACCTCCTCACTCCAGATACCCAAGGACAAGGAGCAAGCGCTTAGAGTATCG GAGAATGAGCTGATCTCCCTGGCTCGCTCCCTCCTGCTGGCCTGGAATGATCCCCTGCTGCTGCTCTCCTCTGAGGCGCCCACTCTGCCACACCCCTCCAATGGTGACATCAGCAGTAAGATCAGGGAACTGCAGGACTACTCCAAGAGCCTAGGAGACGGACTGGACATACTGGTCAACAAG atggGCCCCTCCTCCCAGTACATTTCTTCAATCCCCTTCAAGGGTGGAGACCTCGGCAATGACAAGACCTCCCGCCTCATCAACTTCCACTTCCTTATGTCCTGCTTCCGCAGGGACTCCCACAAAATCGACAGTTTCCTCAAGGTCCTTCGATGCCGGGCTACCAAAATGCGACCAGAAACATGTTAG